The window TATAAAAATAGCCAGTTCATATAAAAAATATAAGGTCAGTAAAGATTTAGTATAGTATGAACTGAAATTAAATCGAAATCAACTAATTGACTTTGGAAAGCCACTAGCATGGGTTTTCACAAATTTGGTAGATTTCGAAAAGAATCTCCTATTGAAACGGGAACCTTGATAAAGTAGTTTTAAAAGGAGGTGTGTTTTATGAAGAAAATAGTTAATAACGATTGGGAAGAAATTTTGGCTCCGGAATTTGAAAAAGCCTATTATACTGAATTGAGAAAATTTATAGAAGAGCAATATAGCCTTTCAACAGTTTATCCACCTAAAGAAGAAGTCATGAGTGCATTTTACGCTGTTGCCTATAAAGATGTGAAAGTTGTGATTTTAGGACAAGATCCATATCACGGCCCTGCTCAAGCTCACGGAATGTCTTTTTCTGTGAAGAAAGGTGTCCCCAAACCACCGAGCTTACGAAATATTTTTAAAGAGCTGGAGAGCGATTTAGGATGTAGAATACCAGAGGACGGTTATTTAATGAATTGGGCACATCAGGGGGTCTTCTTATTAAATACAGTATTAACTGTTCGGCAAGGTGAGGCAAACTCACATAAAGGGCGAGGCTGGGAACAAT is drawn from Lysinibacillus sp. SGAir0095 and contains these coding sequences:
- a CDS encoding uracil-DNA glycosylase is translated as MKKIVNNDWEEILAPEFEKAYYTELRKFIEEQYSLSTVYPPKEEVMSAFYAVAYKDVKVVILGQDPYHGPAQAHGMSFSVKKGVPKPPSLRNIFKELESDLGCRIPEDGYLMNWAHQGVFLLNTVLTVRQGEANSHKGRGWEQFTDFVIENLARREEPIIFVLWGKPAQTKRTIIEKYGDHHFVLQAPHPSPLSAHRGFFGSKPFSKINNKLIEWGQVPIDWCLED